The following proteins are encoded in a genomic region of Sesamum indicum cultivar Zhongzhi No. 13 linkage group LG8, S_indicum_v1.0, whole genome shotgun sequence:
- the LOC105168585 gene encoding uncharacterized protein LOC105168585: MVSPEPQLEYLVPATEKPLISARLPRRKAIRTNRKGVRAPTQLETQQTLESTWKMIMEGRQCSAPLTKKSTGTWGQHNCRLIAVRDHAPESEIFKDRTCNHDSSSPAIQKEASLDEDELNRRVEAFIKKFNEEMRLQRQESLDKYMKMINSHGI; the protein is encoded by the exons ATGGTTTCGCCGGAACCACAATTGGAATATCTCGTTCCCGCAACGGAGAAGCCTCTGATTTCTGCGAGGTTACCTCGCCGGAAGGCAATCAGAACCAATCGCAAAG GAGTGAGGGCGCCGACGCAGCTGGAGACGCAGCAGACGCTGGAGAGCACGTGGAAGATGATAATGGAGGGGCGTCAGTGCTCGGCGCCACTCACGAAGAAGTCGACGGGGACTTGGGGCCAGCACAACTGTCGATTGATAGCCGTCCGGGATCACGCGCCGGAGTCGGAGATCTTCAAGGACCGGACGTGCAACCACGATTCTTCTTCGCCGGCGATTCAGAAAGAGGCGTCGCTGGATGAGGACGAGTTAAACCGACGAGTTGAGGCCTTCATCAAGAAGTTTAACGAGGAGATGAGATTGCAGAGGCAAGAATCGCTGGATAAGTACATGAAGATGATTAATAGCCATGGGATCTAG
- the LOC110012421 gene encoding uncharacterized protein LOC110012421, which yields MGSMNTWILSIKVLLISAGALTLAMGIKFSVPVAVKEVPVMWSVIVSWLKPPYLYILINGIIITIAASSRFHQTQTEPPAVRFDHQHLAVSVRALPPPDFAPVSVHPKVISAVEEPQEEESAAVVVVYESGDRIVELKP from the coding sequence ATGGGCTCGATGAATACTTGGATTTTGTCCATCAAAGTGTTACTGATTTCAGCCGGAGCTTTAACCCTAGCCATGGGGATAAAATTCTCTGTCCCGGTAGCAGTGAAAGAAGTTCCAGTCATGTGGTCCGTCATTGTCTCCTGGCTGAAGCCTCCTTACTTGTACATACTCATTAACggcatcatcatcaccatcgCCGCGTCCTCGCGCTTCCATCAAACTCAGACGGAGCCACCGGCGGTCCGATTTGATCATCAGCACTTGGCCGTTTCTGTCAGAGCTCTTCCGCCCCCGGATTTTGCTCCCGTGTCGGTTCATCCGAAAGTTATAAGTGCTGTGGAGGAACCGCAGGAGGAGGAGTCGGCGGCGGTTGTTGTGGTGTACGAGAGTGGAGATAGGATTGTGGAGTTGAAACCA
- the LOC105167929 gene encoding ribosomal RNA-processing protein 17, translated as MDEAAAGDGAPGPLGVRARHIKKRALKNKTLSVSFNEKDLKDFVTGFHKRKKKRRKEALQKQEEAERRKRIEQRKKRKLDRDFVLFGGAPPDSGTDAAESDDEHDSDEDEGGEPVPSVSGMTTYDNGNVQVTVMTSEIAREEEYPINRPEVGGPESVEVFDKRKQRAPVARKKQLKKAPKKRSRAKTQSKRDKRKGKKKNKKH; from the exons ATGGATGAGGCGGCGGCGGGCGACGGAGCCCCGGGGCCTCTGGGCGTAAGAGCCCGCCACATAAAAAAGAGGGCCCTCAAGAACAAAACTCTCTCTGTATCTTTCAACGAAAAAGACCTCAA AGATTTTGTGACTGGTTTTCacaagaggaagaagaagaggagaaaaGAGGCCTTGCAGAAGCAGGAAGAAGCAGAGCGACGGAAGCGAATTGAGCAGCGAAAAAAG AGGAAACTGGACAgagattttgttttatttggtGGAGCTCCACCTGATTCGGGCACGGATGCTGCTGAATCTGATGACGAGCACGACAGTGATGAGGATGAGGGTGGTGAACCAGTTCCATCGGTTTCAG GGATGACTACATACGACAATGGCAATGTGCAAGTCACTGTGATGACAAGTGAAATAGCGCGGGAGGAAGAGTATCCGATCAACAGGCCAGAGGTAGGAGGACCAGAATCTGTTGAAGTGTTTGATAAGAGAAAGCAGAGGGCCCCTGTGGCTAGGAAGAAGCAACTCAAGAAGGCTCCAAAGAAGAGATCACGAGCAAAGACACAAAGTAAAAGAGATAAAaggaaggggaaaaaaaagaataaaaagcaCTAG